The Rhodoferax ferrireducens T118 DNA segment GCGGCCTGGCCAACTACGCCAGCGTGGAGGCAAGGCTTATTTGTCGCAAGCCCTCCACTGAATTTGAAAAGCTGCTGGGCTATGCCGCCGAGCCGGAGATGGTGCACCGGGATAATCTGGTGCTGACCCGTTAGAGCGGCTGGCCTCGTCTGTGGGCCCTGTGCCACCTTTAATGGGCCACGGGGTTTTTCAGCGCCCTGACGATGTCTGCCACCGAGTTGCCGGGCGTCGAGCGTCCTTGGCAAGCCCCTTGCCGGGCCAGCGCCATCGCATGGGGGGAGGGCAGGTTGTCGTTGAGTCCCTGCCACTGGGGATCCTTGACGGCAGACCAATGGCCGCTGGGGCTGTAGCGGGCATAGGTCTTGACTTCACCGCTGGCGCACCGAATGCCCTCATACATGGCGTTGACCGAGTCGCTGGCATTGGTTGCCACCATCACGTAGCGCACGATGCCCTCCGGCGTAATGGTCAAAGTGGCAGGATCCACACCAAACTTCAAGGTCACGTAGCGCGGCATGTCGATGGCGATCAATTGCTTGGTATTGAACGCGGGGGGTGGCGGTGCCTCGCTTTCTTTCCAGTCGGGGTCGGCCACCACTTGGGCGCCCGCTCCGAATGCCAGCCATGCCAGGCCAAGCCAGAAAAGGCGCTTAAGTTTCATGTGGTTTTCCGCTGGCATCGAGGCCATAGCTGGTCTGTGGATTGGGCTCGAATGAACCGCCGGGAGGGAGTTCAAAATTGGCGCCGGGCACGGCGTCAAACGTCGTCTCCTGCTCGTGTGGACGCACGCCCTGGCGCAAGAAGCGGTTTCTGAGCTCGTTGCGCGGCAAATAGCGGGCCAACTCGGTCAGGGCGATTTCGTAGACGCCGCGCTTGAACTCCACCACTGCGTCCAGCGGCACCCAGTAGTCGTTCCAGCGCCAGGCATCGAACTCGGGGTGGTCGGTGGCGCGCAGGTTCAAATCCCAGTCGTGGCCTACCAGTTGCAGCAAGAACCAGATTTGTTTCTGGCCTTTGTAAAAGCCGCGTGCATCGCGGCGAATGTATCGGTCTGGCACCTCATAGCGCAACCAGTCTCGGGTGCGGGCAACGATGCGAATGTGCTCCCGCAAGAGCCCCACTTCTTCGTGCAGTTCGCGAATCATGGCCTGCTCCGGCGTCTCGCCCCGGTCAATGCCGCCTTGCGGAAACTGCCAGGAGTGCGTGCGAATTCGCTTGCCCCAAAACACCTGATTTTTCTGGTTGAGCAGGACGATGCCGACGTTGGGCCTAAAGCCTTCGCGGTCAAGCATAATCAAACCCCAATTTTTAAATTGCGTCCATTATGCACAGCATACGCTGCGCTTCAAGGGGCGAAGCCCTTAGTAATTCCCGGATTCTTGCCATGAAAGCCTCTCAATTCTTTATTTCCACTCTCAAGGAAGCACCGGCCGACGCCGAAGTGGTCAGCCACAAGCTGATGACGCGCGCCGGCATGATCAAAAAACTGGGCGCGGGCATCTACAGCCTGATGCCCATGGGCTTGCGCGTGGTGCGCAAGGTGGAGCAGATCGTGCGCGAGGAAATGAACCGCGCCGGTGCGGTGGAACTCGTCATGCCGGTGGTGCAACCGGCCGAACTGTGGCAGGAGACCGGGCGTTTTGAGAGCAACGGCCCCGAGCTGCTGCGCATCAAGGACCGCCATGGCCGCGATTTCGTGGTGCAACCCACCAGCGAAGAAGTGGTGACGGATATTGCGCGCCAGGAGATCAAGAGCTACAAGCAACTGCCGAAGAACCTGTACCAGATCCAGACCAAGTTCCGCGACGAACGCCGGCCCCGCTTTGGCCTGATGCGCGGGCGTGAATTCATCATGAAAGACGCCTACAGTTTTGACCGCGACCAGGCCTCGGCCAAGGCCAGCTACCAGGTCATGGCCGCAGCTTATCGGCGGATTTTTGACCGTTTTGGCTTGACCTACCGTGCCGTGGCGGCCGATAGCGGCGCCATTGGTGGCGATTTGAGCGAAGAGTTCCAGGTGATTGCGGCGACGGGCGAAGATGCCATCGTCTATTGCCCCGGCAGCGACTACGCCGCCAACATGGAAAAGGCCGAGGCGCTGGCGCCGAGCGGGCCACGGGCAGCTCCAAAGCAGGCCTTTGCCAAGACCGCCACGCCGGGCAAAAGTACCTGTGCCGATGTGGCCGAGCTGTTGCAGGTGCCGTTGCAGCACACCGTCAAATCCCTGGTCCTGGCCACCGACACGCTGAACAAGGAAGGCGCGATCGTCAAGACCCAAATCTGGCTGTTGCTGCTGCGCGGCGACCACGACATGAACGAAGTCAAGGTGGGCAAGTTGCCTGGCCTGGCTGCTTTCCGCTTTGCCACCGTGCCTGAAATTGAAGCGCACTTTGGCTGCCAGCCCGGCTACCTGGGGCCGATGGGCTTGCGCCAGCCGGTTCAGCTCGTGGTGGACCGCGAGGTGGCGCTGATGAGCGACTGGATTTGCGGCGCCAACGAACCGGACTTTCACATCACCGGTGTCAACTGGGGTCGCGATCTGCCTGAGCCCGCGCTGGTGGCTGACCTGCGCAATGTGGTGGCGGGTGATGCCTCGCCTGACGGCCAGGGCGTGCTGGCGATCGAGCGCGGCATTGAAATCGGCCATGTGTTCTATCTGGGCACCAAATACAGCCAGGCCATGAACGCGACCTTTCTGGACGTCAACGGCAAGCCGCAGTTCATGGAGATGGGCTGCTACGGCATCGGCATCACACGCCTGCCTGCCGCTGCCATTGAGCAAAACCATGACGAGCGCGGCATCATCTGGCCGGACGCGCTGGCCCCCTTTACCGTCGTGCTGTGCCCGATCAGCCCGGAGCGTTTCCCGGATGTCAAGGCGGCCTCCGACAAGCTGTATGCCGAGCTGCTGGCCGCCGGTGTCGACGTGATTCTGGACGACCGCGGCGAGCGCCCGGGCGCCATGTTTGCCGATTGGGAGTTGATCGGCGTGCCGCACCGCGTCACGATTGGCGACCGGGGGCTGAAAGCGGGCGAGGTGGAATACCAGCATCGCCGCGACAGCGCCGCCACAACGGTCGGTGTGACGGCGATCTTCAGCCTGCTCCAGGCCAAACTGAAGGCCTGATACTGCCTGTGCCAGCGCCCCTGATTTCACGAAGAAACAGCCTCTCGTCCCTGCTGGCAGGGCTTGGACTGCTATTGATTCATGGGCAGTCAGAGGCTGGCCGTCAGGTTGAGGAACCCCTGATGGACTCGGTGCGCAGCGCGTTAAGTTCCGCGATTGCCAACCATGCGCCGCCCGTGCCGGAATTCCCGGATACCGAATCGCGCCTCGTCTACCTGCGCTGGTTGGGGGCCATGAGTGATCGGCTGCGCAAAAACAAGCCGGACTGGAATGTGCGCCGCGAGTTTCTGCAAACGCTCTGGTACGAGAGCCGGCGTGCCGGGCTGGACCCGGCGCTGGTGCTGGGCCTGGTGCAAGTGGAGAGCAACTTCCGCAAGTTCGCCGTCAGCAGCGTCGGCGCCCGCGGCTACATGCAGGTGATGCCGTTCTGGACCCGGCTGCTGGGCGATGGTGATGCCGGCAAGCTGTTTCACATGCAGACCAATCTGCGCTTTGGCTGCGTCATCCTGCGCCACTACCTGGACCGCGAACGCGGCGACCTGTTTCTGGCGCTGGGCCGGTACAACGGTTCCCGCGGCCAGGCGCCGTACCCGAACGCCGTGTTCGGTGCCACCCGGCGGTGGCAAAGCTGAACGGATTAACTGGCTTTGGCCGCCAGCGCTTGCTGCAGTTCCCCGTTCTGGTACATCTCCATCATGATGTCGGCACCACCGATGAACTCGCCCTTGATGTAGAGCTGGGGGATGGTCGGCCAGTTGCTGTAGTCCTTGATGCCGGCACGAATCTCTTCGTCTTCCAGCACGTTGACGGTCTTGAGCGTCTTGGGGTCGACGCCACAGGCCTGCAAAATCTGGATCGCCCGGCCTGAGAAGCCACACTGGGGAAAGCTGGCGTTGCCCTTCATGAAAAGCAGGACCTCGTTGTTTTTAACCAGGTCGTCAATGCGTTGTTGTGTGTCGCTCATGTCAGATAAGTCCTTGAAAAAGAGGGCCTGATTATTTCACCTTCGCGCGCGCCGCCGTTCGGGTAACCCTGCAAGGTACAGGGGTTGTGCCTGGATGCTATTAAATAGAGAGTTGTTCGCGCACTGTCCACGGGGGCTGGGCCCGAATTTCACATAGAAGCTGCGACGGCCCAGCCGTGCACATCCAGTTTGGGTTCAATCTGTCAATGGGCGAGAATCACACCCCGATCATCACGTTAGCAACTCAGGCACACCCATGAAAATCGAAAAAGACACTGCCGTCACCTTGCGTTACAAGGTGGCTGATGCCAATGGCAAACTGCTTGAGCAAAGCAGTGAGCCGATGGTCTACCTGCACGGCGGCTACGACAACACGTTTCCGAAGCTGGAAGCGGCCCTGGAAGGCAAAATGCCGGGCTTTCAGACCACACTGGACCTGCAGCCGCAGGACGCCTTCGGTTCACGCGACGAGAGCCTGGTGCAGACCATCCCCAAGACCCAGTTCCCGCCGGGCGTCAAGGTCGGCGGGCAACTGCAAGGCCGAGGCGAGGACGGGCAAGCCCACATGTTCACTGTCATGAAGATCAAGGGCGACAAGGTCATGCTCGATGGCAATCACCCGATGGCCGGCAAGGCCTTGCGGCTGAGCGTCAGCGTGATGGAAGTTCGCGCCGCCACCGAGGAAGAGATTACACATCGCCATGTGCATGGCGAGCATGGGCATCACCACTGAGCGCCGGCAACCCCGATCTGCGAGAAGCCTAGCGCGTGCGCAAGGCTGGCAACACGCGCTCCACACTGTCGATCGATACCCGTTGGGCATCTGGCGCTAGCGGCGCCAGATGATGGAGAGCTTCCGCGCTCAGGCGGCCAACCAGGCGGCCCAGCTCGCTGAAGCGCAAACCCTGGCGCACCAGAAATGCCACATAAGTGTGGCGCAGCGTGGCCGGCGCGACCGATTGCGGCTGCTCCAAACCAGCGTCGTAGGCGCTGGAGGTGACAACGGAATTGATGTCCTCCGTGTCCAGGGGGCGGTCCGTTGCCTTGAAAAAAAGAGGCGCGTCGGGGGCATCCGCCTGACGGTGCGTCTGCAGGGCAAGCACATGGACCGGTAAGGGCACGGCGCGGCTCGACTCGCCCGGCACCTTGAGCGTGCCCGTTGCCGTGTCTACATGCTGGCGCTGCAAAGACACGACTTCGTCGGCGCTCAAGCCGCACAGCAGGCAGGCCAGGATGGGCAGATTCTCTGGCGCCGCGCACGCCAGTAATTTCTCAACTTCATCGGCGCGCAGTTCCCGCGGCAGGGGCTGGGTCAAAAGCCGGGTGTCAGGTCCGCCCGTCAGCGTCTCAGGCGTCGGCCCTGCGCCCAGCGCCGGCTCAAGCGGCTGGGGAATCGCCATCCAGGGCTGTGGAACGATCACGGTCGAAGGCCCCTGGGGCTCCATCTCTGTCCGGTTGAAAAATTCCACGAACCAGACCGCCAAAAAACCAAGCACGATGGAGGCGGCCAGGCTGATGCCTGCATCGCGCCAGTACAGCGGGCGCCATGGCGCATCGGGTGTGGCCGCGGGTTCCACCACCAGAATCCGTGGCCGGCGTGCCGTTTCGCTGGATTCCAGGGCGACCAGCTTCTGTTGGGCGGTCTGCTGCATTTTCTCCAGACCCTTCAGCTCTTCCAACATGCCCTGGTAGTCACTGAACCGGCGGCTGAATGTCTGCACGTCCTGTCTGTCCTGCGAGAGTTGCTGCTGCAGGCGCTGCGTCGTGCCCCGCACACTGGCAAGTTCCTCTTTGGCGTCGGCCAGCGCCATCTCCCGGCTTTTCTGGCGTTCGGCCTCAAGCTGTTGCTCCAGGTTGGAAATTCTGGTCTTGAGGCCACGGGCATTCGCGTCCATGTCCAGATACTGCGGCGTGAACTGGCGCTCCAAAGCGCGCCATTCTTCCTTCGCCTGCGACAGGCGCGACTCAATGGCGGCCACGGTGGGATTGTCTTTGGCCAGCGGCGTGCGGTTGCCCTGCGCGATGGCTTGCTCGATGGCCCGGACGCGGCCAGCCGCCGTGGCCTCGCGATCAGTCGCCGCAGTCAGTGAGGTGCCCAGCCCTTTCAGGCGCGACAGCGTCTGGTTCTCATCGCGTTCACTCGACACGATGTTGGAGCGCAGTTTGAGCGCCTCCAGCGCTTTCCTCTTCTCGGCTACGCTGGCCTCGATGACACGAAGCGCCTCGCGGCTTTCAAGCAACTGGGCTTGCGACACCGCCGTGCCGGTGCTCGCCTGTTCGTTGCGATAGACATCGATCACGGCGTTGACCAGGGGCCCCACCAAGGTTTGCTCAGCGCCTTGTGCCCGCAGCCTCACCACCTGCGTGCCTGCAACCGGCGTCACCGTCAACATGCCTTGTACCGCCAGGACGGGATCGGCGTCCAGACTCTTCAAATGCTCCTGTTCCTGCAGCCGTTTGACCACCTTTTCAAGTAGCGGGCGGCTGGTGAGAACCTGCACCTCGATCAGAAAAGCCGGCGTACCGTCATGAACGGCGGGCGCGTCGCCCAGCACCACCTGTTCAGACGGTGTGATCTGCACCCTGGCATTGGCCACGTAGATGGGGCTGCGCATGAAGGTGTAACTCAGGCTCGCCAGCAGGCACAGCAAAAATGCGCCGGAAAAAACAAAGACCCGGCGACGCATCGCCTTGCTGCGTTGCATGGGGCCGAATTGCGCCTCGGTCGTGCCGGCGTACATTTCTCCGAATTCATGCGGGAAAACCCGCTGGGAATGGGCAGTCTGATGGCTCATGTTATCGATTGGAGCTTTTCAAGCCCATCGTCCAGTTGAAATTGATCAATTGGACATCGAATAGAAGCAACACATTGTGTCGAATCGGCCGATCAAGTTCTTCGTCCGGCCTTAAGCCTGTGGCACACGTCCGCCGCTGCAGCGTTCAATGCCGCTCAAATCGCGCCGTGACTGCACGTCATGCAGGCCGGCGTCCAGCAACAGGGCGCGCACCGCAGCCGCCTGGTCGTAGCCGTGTTCCAGCAGCAGCCAGCCGCCAGGATTCAAATGGGCCGGGGCCTGGGTGATGATCTGGCGGATGTCATCCAGGCCGTCGGCGCCGCTGGCCAAGGCTTGCAGCGGCTCAAAGGTGAGGGCGTCCAGGTGCTTGTCTTGCGCGGCAACGTAGGGCGGGTTGGAGACGATGGCGTCAAAACGGGCGTCCGGCTGTGCCAAGCCGGCCAACCACGCCCCCTGGCTGAACTGCACCGCCAGTCCCAGACGCTGGGCGTTGGCCCGCGCCACGGCCAGTGCGTCTGCGCTGTAGTCAACGGCGCTCACCCGCAGCTCAGGCCGCGTTGCCTTGAGCGCCAGCGCGATGGCGCCGCTGCCGGTGCCGAGGTCGAGCACGGCGGGTGCGGTCCCGGTTGGGGCTTGCAGCACGTCCAGTGCCCATTCCACCAGTGTTTCCGTGTCTGGCCGCGGCACCAGCACACGGGCGTCCACCGCCAGGTCCAGGCCAAAGAATTCCTGGTGGCCGGTGATATAGGCCAGCGGTTCACTGGCGGCGCGGCGCTGAACCCAGGCGTCCAACGTGGCTTGCGCGCTAGGCGGCAGTTCGTCCGTGTCGTGGGCCAGCAGCCAGGCCCGCTCCTGGGCCGACTTGCCGAGCGCGTGCAGCAGGAGCAACTGCGCGTCGAGCCGGTCCAGGCCGTGGGACTGGGCTTGGCGCAAGGCTTGTGAGAGGGTCGGCATGGTCACTTGCTATAAAAGAACTAGCGGCTTAGGAAGATTGGACGGGGGCTACAGGCAATTTTGCATATAAAAATGGTAAATCAAGCGCCCGCGCCCAGTTCCAGCGCCGCCAGCTGCTGCGCCGCCTCGAAAGCTTGCAGCGCCTGCACCACGTCGTCGAGGTCGCCCTCCATGATGGTCAGCAGCTTGTACAGCGTCAGGTTGATGCGGTGGTCGGTCAGGCGCCCTTGCGGAAAGTTGTAGGTGCGGATGCGGTCGCTGCGGTCGCCGCTGCCAATCAGCCCCTTGCGCTCGGCGGCGTCCTTGGCCGCGCGCTCGCTGCGGTCTTTTTCATGGATACGGGCGGTCAGTACTTTGAGCGCTTGCGCCTTGTTGCTGTGCTGGCTGCGCCCGTCCTGGCACTCGGCCACGATGCCGGTCGGCAGGTGGGTGATGCGCACGGCCGAGTCGGTCTTGTTGATGTGCTGGCCGCCCGCGCCGCTGGCGCGGTAGGTGTCGATGCGCAGGTCGGCCGGGTTGATCTGGATCGCCACCGCTTCATCGGGCTCGGCCAGTACCGCCACGGTGCAGGCGCTGGTGTGAATGCGGCCTTGCGTTTCGGTGACCGGCACGCGCTGGACCCGGTGGCCGCCGGACTCGAACTTGAGCGCGCCGTAGACATGGTCACCTTCGAT contains these protein-coding regions:
- a CDS encoding CNP1-like family protein, which gives rise to MKLKRLFWLGLAWLAFGAGAQVVADPDWKESEAPPPPAFNTKQLIAIDMPRYVTLKFGVDPATLTITPEGIVRYVMVATNASDSVNAMYEGIRCASGEVKTYARYSPSGHWSAVKDPQWQGLNDNLPSPHAMALARQGACQGRSTPGNSVADIVRALKNPVAH
- a CDS encoding RNA pyrophosphohydrolase; amino-acid sequence: MLDREGFRPNVGIVLLNQKNQVFWGKRIRTHSWQFPQGGIDRGETPEQAMIRELHEEVGLLREHIRIVARTRDWLRYEVPDRYIRRDARGFYKGQKQIWFLLQLVGHDWDLNLRATDHPEFDAWRWNDYWVPLDAVVEFKRGVYEIALTELARYLPRNELRNRFLRQGVRPHEQETTFDAVPGANFELPPGGSFEPNPQTSYGLDASGKPHET
- a CDS encoding proline--tRNA ligase encodes the protein MKASQFFISTLKEAPADAEVVSHKLMTRAGMIKKLGAGIYSLMPMGLRVVRKVEQIVREEMNRAGAVELVMPVVQPAELWQETGRFESNGPELLRIKDRHGRDFVVQPTSEEVVTDIARQEIKSYKQLPKNLYQIQTKFRDERRPRFGLMRGREFIMKDAYSFDRDQASAKASYQVMAAAYRRIFDRFGLTYRAVAADSGAIGGDLSEEFQVIAATGEDAIVYCPGSDYAANMEKAEALAPSGPRAAPKQAFAKTATPGKSTCADVAELLQVPLQHTVKSLVLATDTLNKEGAIVKTQIWLLLLRGDHDMNEVKVGKLPGLAAFRFATVPEIEAHFGCQPGYLGPMGLRQPVQLVVDREVALMSDWICGANEPDFHITGVNWGRDLPEPALVADLRNVVAGDASPDGQGVLAIERGIEIGHVFYLGTKYSQAMNATFLDVNGKPQFMEMGCYGIGITRLPAAAIEQNHDERGIIWPDALAPFTVVLCPISPERFPDVKAASDKLYAELLAAGVDVILDDRGERPGAMFADWELIGVPHRVTIGDRGLKAGEVEYQHRRDSAATTVGVTAIFSLLQAKLKA
- a CDS encoding lytic transglycosylase domain-containing protein, which gives rise to MILPVPAPLISRRNSLSSLLAGLGLLLIHGQSEAGRQVEEPLMDSVRSALSSAIANHAPPVPEFPDTESRLVYLRWLGAMSDRLRKNKPDWNVRREFLQTLWYESRRAGLDPALVLGLVQVESNFRKFAVSSVGARGYMQVMPFWTRLLGDGDAGKLFHMQTNLRFGCVILRHYLDRERGDLFLALGRYNGSRGQAPYPNAVFGATRRWQS
- the grxD gene encoding Grx4 family monothiol glutaredoxin, with the protein product MSDTQQRIDDLVKNNEVLLFMKGNASFPQCGFSGRAIQILQACGVDPKTLKTVNVLEDEEIRAGIKDYSNWPTIPQLYIKGEFIGGADIMMEMYQNGELQQALAAKAS
- a CDS encoding FKBP-type peptidyl-prolyl cis-trans isomerase, with product MKIEKDTAVTLRYKVADANGKLLEQSSEPMVYLHGGYDNTFPKLEAALEGKMPGFQTTLDLQPQDAFGSRDESLVQTIPKTQFPPGVKVGGQLQGRGEDGQAHMFTVMKIKGDKVMLDGNHPMAGKALRLSVSVMEVRAATEEEITHRHVHGEHGHHH
- a CDS encoding GumC family protein, whose translation is MSHQTAHSQRVFPHEFGEMYAGTTEAQFGPMQRSKAMRRRVFVFSGAFLLCLLASLSYTFMRSPIYVANARVQITPSEQVVLGDAPAVHDGTPAFLIEVQVLTSRPLLEKVVKRLQEQEHLKSLDADPVLAVQGMLTVTPVAGTQVVRLRAQGAEQTLVGPLVNAVIDVYRNEQASTGTAVSQAQLLESREALRVIEASVAEKRKALEALKLRSNIVSSERDENQTLSRLKGLGTSLTAATDREATAAGRVRAIEQAIAQGNRTPLAKDNPTVAAIESRLSQAKEEWRALERQFTPQYLDMDANARGLKTRISNLEQQLEAERQKSREMALADAKEELASVRGTTQRLQQQLSQDRQDVQTFSRRFSDYQGMLEELKGLEKMQQTAQQKLVALESSETARRPRILVVEPAATPDAPWRPLYWRDAGISLAASIVLGFLAVWFVEFFNRTEMEPQGPSTVIVPQPWMAIPQPLEPALGAGPTPETLTGGPDTRLLTQPLPRELRADEVEKLLACAAPENLPILACLLCGLSADEVVSLQRQHVDTATGTLKVPGESSRAVPLPVHVLALQTHRQADAPDAPLFFKATDRPLDTEDINSVVTSSAYDAGLEQPQSVAPATLRHTYVAFLVRQGLRFSELGRLVGRLSAEALHHLAPLAPDAQRVSIDSVERVLPALRTR
- the prmC gene encoding peptide chain release factor N(5)-glutamine methyltransferase, with the protein product MPTLSQALRQAQSHGLDRLDAQLLLLHALGKSAQERAWLLAHDTDELPPSAQATLDAWVQRRAASEPLAYITGHQEFFGLDLAVDARVLVPRPDTETLVEWALDVLQAPTGTAPAVLDLGTGSGAIALALKATRPELRVSAVDYSADALAVARANAQRLGLAVQFSQGAWLAGLAQPDARFDAIVSNPPYVAAQDKHLDALTFEPLQALASGADGLDDIRQIITQAPAHLNPGGWLLLEHGYDQAAAVRALLLDAGLHDVQSRRDLSGIERCSGGRVPQA
- the prfA gene encoding peptide chain release factor 1, which gives rise to MKPFLRQQLARYTDRLGELEFLLSREDIMQDMKQFLLLSREHTEVGAVASRWARYQQLEADLSGAQELLRGSVDDPDMTAMAQEEIDNASAELQKLENELQRMLLPKDPDDARNAFVEIRAGTGGDESALFAADLLRMYTRYCERRGWKAEIISESPSELGGYKEVVIKIEGDHVYGALKFESGGHRVQRVPVTETQGRIHTSACTVAVLAEPDEAVAIQINPADLRIDTYRASGAGGQHINKTDSAVRITHLPTGIVAECQDGRSQHSNKAQALKVLTARIHEKDRSERAAKDAAERKGLIGSGDRSDRIRTYNFPQGRLTDHRINLTLYKLLTIMEGDLDDVVQALQAFEAAQQLAALELGAGA